A window of Nicotiana tabacum cultivar K326 chromosome 24, ASM71507v2, whole genome shotgun sequence contains these coding sequences:
- the LOC107770921 gene encoding uncharacterized protein LOC107770921 isoform X2: MRSVNSHYMFPQSRMNFKFLSGGQATWFSWGTLQLQGSTNGRQPEAHRRYGGMGTILVSKVSAESAYQFGELVADPVTNELLHYTEKPETFLT; the protein is encoded by the exons ATGAGGAGCGTGAATTCGCATTATATGTTTCCTCAATCTCGAATGAACTTTAAGTTCCTGTCAG GAGGACAAGCCACATGGTTCAGCTGGGGGACTCTACAACTTCAGGGATCTACTAATGGAAGACAGCCCG AGGCTCATAGAAGATACGGTGGGATGGGTACTATTCTTGTCAGCAAG GTGTCCGCTGAATCAGCTTATCAATTTGGTGAACTAGTTGCTGATCCTGTTACTAATGAACTGTTGCATTACACAGAGAAACCTGAAACTTTT cTAACTTAA
- the LOC107770921 gene encoding uncharacterized protein LOC107770921 isoform X1: protein MRSVNSHYMFPQSRMNFKFLSGGQATWFSWGTLQLQGSTNGRQPEAHRRYGGMGTILVSKVSAESAYQFGELVADPVTNELLHYTEKPETFVSDSINCGVYIFTPDIFNAIQRVSTQRKDTLT, encoded by the exons ATGAGGAGCGTGAATTCGCATTATATGTTTCCTCAATCTCGAATGAACTTTAAGTTCCTGTCAG GAGGACAAGCCACATGGTTCAGCTGGGGGACTCTACAACTTCAGGGATCTACTAATGGAAGACAGCCCG AGGCTCATAGAAGATACGGTGGGATGGGTACTATTCTTGTCAGCAAG GTGTCCGCTGAATCAGCTTATCAATTTGGTGAACTAGTTGCTGATCCTGTTACTAATGAACTGTTGCATTACACAGAGAAACCTGAAACTTTT GTAAGTGACAGCATCAATTGTGGTGTCTATATATttaccccggatatcttcaatgCTATACAACGAGTATCCACTCAAAGAAAAGACACA cTAACTTAA